One stretch of Mycolicibacterium fallax DNA includes these proteins:
- a CDS encoding THUMP-like domain-containing protein — protein sequence MNFTVSDVGYLTSEAGVAALAEVAEAPLTDRVAEIGALRARYGERTGVLVETTLLRRRAVAKLPGTGDWLFTDEALQQATAAPVAAHRAARLAGRAVHDATCSIGTEVAALAPVASGLIGSDLDEVRLAMARHNLGAAALWCRADALHPITGDTVVVIDPARRSGGRRRFDPAAYLPPLDGVLEVYAGRDLAVKCAPGIDFAGLAELGFAGEIEVTSWSGSVREACLWSPGLAEPGVRRRASVLDRAETLTDAEPDDCPVAPAGRWIVDPDGAVVRAGLVRQYAARHGLWQLDPQIAYLSGDALPAGVRGFEVLDELPYSERRLKAALAARDCGPLEILVRGLDIDPDALRRRLKPRGARALTVVLTRIGAGAAARATAFICLATPPVS from the coding sequence CTGAACTTCACGGTCTCCGACGTCGGCTATCTGACATCGGAGGCCGGGGTCGCGGCGCTGGCCGAGGTGGCCGAGGCGCCGCTGACCGACCGGGTCGCCGAAATCGGTGCGCTGCGCGCCCGGTACGGCGAGCGGACCGGGGTCCTGGTGGAAACCACCCTGCTGCGCCGCCGGGCCGTGGCGAAGCTGCCCGGAACCGGCGACTGGTTGTTCACCGACGAGGCGTTGCAGCAGGCCACCGCCGCACCGGTGGCCGCGCATCGGGCGGCCCGGCTGGCCGGGCGCGCGGTCCACGACGCCACCTGCTCGATCGGCACCGAGGTCGCCGCGTTGGCCCCGGTGGCGTCGGGACTGATCGGCAGCGATCTCGACGAGGTGCGGCTGGCGATGGCCCGGCACAACCTCGGGGCGGCCGCGCTGTGGTGCCGCGCCGACGCGCTGCATCCGATCACCGGTGACACCGTCGTCGTCATCGATCCGGCGCGGCGCAGCGGCGGCCGGCGCCGCTTCGACCCGGCGGCCTACCTGCCGCCGCTGGACGGCGTGCTCGAGGTGTACGCCGGCCGCGATCTGGCGGTGAAATGTGCGCCCGGCATCGACTTTGCCGGGCTGGCCGAGCTGGGGTTCGCCGGGGAGATCGAGGTGACGTCCTGGTCGGGCTCGGTGCGTGAGGCGTGCCTGTGGTCGCCGGGGCTGGCCGAGCCGGGGGTGCGCCGGCGGGCGTCGGTACTGGACCGCGCCGAGACCCTCACCGACGCCGAGCCCGACGATTGTCCGGTTGCCCCGGCGGGGCGCTGGATCGTCGACCCCGACGGCGCGGTGGTGCGGGCCGGGCTGGTCCGCCAGTACGCCGCGCGACACGGTCTGTGGCAGCTGGACCCGCAGATCGCCTACCTGTCCGGTGACGCGCTGCCCGCCGGGGTGCGCGGCTTCGAGGTGCTCGACGAGTTGCCGTACAGCGAACGGCGGCTGAAGGCGGCCCTGGCTGCGCGAGACTGCGGTCCGCTGGAGATCCTGGTGCGCGGTCTGGACATCGACCCCGACGCGCTGCGCCGTCGGCTCAAGCCGCGGGGCGCCCGGGCGCTGACGGTGGTGCTCACCCGGATCGGTGCGGGTGCCGCGGCGCGGGCGACGGCCTTCATCTGCCTGGCCACACCGCCGGTCAGCTGA
- a CDS encoding alanine/glycine:cation symporter family protein produces the protein MTEFLNTLNGYIWSNALIFLCLGAGVYFSIRSRFVQVRQVPEMLRLMLKGEKSPSGVSSFQALTMSLAGRVGTGNIAGVATAIAFGGPGAMFWMWAVAFLGASTSFVECTLGQIYKVRDRLTYEYRGGPAYYLSRGLGHTRVAPLFKVYGAVFALVTVLACGLLLPSVQSNSMAVAMENAWGMSTWWVGVGTVILLAFIIIGGVKRIATFASIVVPFMAVLYIVLALIIVMANASALPGVVKMVFASAFGADAAFGAIVGSAIMWGVKRGIYSNEAGQGTGPHAAAAAEVSHPAKQGLVQAFAVYVDTLFICSATGFLILSTGAYRVFEGESATGAVIASGGALPSSVVEVGPAYAQIGFDTLWSGAGASFIAVSLAFFCVTTIIAYYYMAETNLRFLIGRFATVSVPLIRGTVGSNLTMVLQALILVSVMSGAVSTAAEAWTLGDVGVGLMAWLNIVGIMILQQPAFKALRDFERQKKAGLDPMFDPIALGIRNAKFWENYDPKTGKDKVPATALS, from the coding sequence GTGACCGAATTTCTCAACACCCTCAACGGATACATCTGGAGCAACGCGCTGATCTTCCTGTGTCTGGGCGCCGGGGTGTACTTCTCCATCCGGTCGCGGTTCGTGCAGGTGCGTCAGGTCCCGGAGATGCTGCGGCTGATGCTCAAGGGCGAGAAGTCGCCGTCGGGGGTGTCGTCGTTCCAGGCCCTGACCATGTCGCTGGCCGGGCGGGTCGGCACCGGCAACATCGCCGGGGTGGCCACCGCCATCGCGTTCGGCGGCCCGGGCGCGATGTTCTGGATGTGGGCGGTGGCGTTCCTCGGGGCCTCCACGTCGTTCGTGGAGTGCACCCTCGGCCAGATCTACAAGGTCCGGGACCGCCTCACCTACGAGTACCGCGGCGGCCCGGCCTACTACCTGAGCCGGGGCCTGGGCCACACCCGCGTCGCGCCGCTGTTCAAGGTGTACGGCGCCGTGTTCGCGTTGGTGACCGTGCTGGCCTGCGGGCTGCTTTTGCCCAGCGTGCAGTCGAACTCGATGGCCGTGGCGATGGAGAACGCCTGGGGCATGTCGACCTGGTGGGTCGGGGTGGGCACGGTGATCCTGCTGGCCTTCATCATCATCGGCGGCGTCAAGCGCATCGCCACCTTCGCCTCGATCGTGGTGCCGTTCATGGCGGTGCTCTACATCGTGCTGGCCCTGATCATCGTGATGGCCAACGCCTCGGCGCTGCCCGGAGTGGTCAAGATGGTGTTCGCCAGCGCCTTCGGCGCCGACGCCGCGTTCGGCGCGATCGTCGGCTCGGCGATCATGTGGGGCGTCAAGCGCGGCATCTACTCCAACGAGGCGGGCCAGGGCACCGGACCGCACGCCGCCGCGGCCGCCGAGGTGTCCCACCCGGCCAAGCAGGGCCTGGTGCAGGCCTTCGCGGTGTACGTCGACACCCTGTTCATCTGCTCGGCGACCGGGTTCCTGATCCTGTCCACCGGCGCCTACCGCGTCTTCGAGGGTGAGAGCGCGACGGGGGCGGTGATCGCCTCGGGCGGGGCGTTGCCGTCCAGCGTGGTGGAGGTCGGCCCGGCCTACGCGCAGATCGGGTTCGACACCCTGTGGTCCGGCGCGGGCGCCAGCTTCATCGCCGTTTCACTGGCGTTCTTCTGCGTGACCACGATCATCGCCTACTACTACATGGCCGAGACCAACCTGCGGTTCCTGATCGGCCGGTTCGCGACCGTCAGCGTCCCGCTGATCCGCGGCACCGTCGGGTCGAACCTGACCATGGTGCTGCAGGCACTGATCCTGGTGTCGGTGATGAGCGGGGCGGTCTCCACCGCCGCCGAAGCGTGGACCCTCGGCGATGTCGGCGTCGGGCTGATGGCCTGGCTGAACATCGTCGGCATCATGATCCTGCAGCAGCCCGCGTTCAAGGCGCTGCGCGACTTCGAACGGCAGAAGAAGGCCGGCCTGGATCCGATGTTCGACCCGATCGCGCTGGGCATCCGAAACGCGAAATTCTGGGAGAACTACGACCCGAAGACCGGCAAGGACAAGGTGCCGGCAACCGCCCTCAGCTGA
- a CDS encoding enoyl-CoA hydratase, with translation MTHARPHHPREFVSVHTDPGTPGVGVLLLSRPPTNALTRQLCRELTDAAQEVDRRDDITVVILFGGHEMFCAGDDMPELRTLDAAGAEVGAEVRAQAIAAVAAIGKPTVAAVTGYALGAGLTLALAADWRVAGDNIKVGATEVLAGLIPDAPALAALTEVVGRGQAKDLVFSGRFVGAEEALELGLVDELVAPDGVYDAALARAQRFLDVPAAAVAAAKAIIDGRCDPAEASRRYAALLAGQDSSSSPVVV, from the coding sequence GTGACCCACGCCCGCCCGCACCATCCCCGCGAGTTCGTCAGCGTTCACACCGATCCGGGTACCCCGGGCGTCGGGGTGTTGCTGCTGTCCCGGCCACCGACCAATGCGTTGACCCGCCAGCTGTGCCGCGAGCTCACCGACGCCGCGCAGGAGGTGGACCGGCGCGATGACATCACCGTGGTGATCCTGTTCGGCGGACATGAAATGTTCTGCGCCGGCGACGACATGCCCGAGCTGCGGACCCTGGACGCCGCAGGCGCGGAGGTCGGGGCAGAGGTTCGGGCCCAGGCCATCGCGGCCGTCGCCGCGATCGGCAAGCCGACCGTCGCAGCGGTGACCGGTTACGCGCTGGGCGCGGGCCTGACGCTGGCGCTGGCCGCGGACTGGCGGGTGGCCGGCGACAACATCAAGGTCGGGGCCACCGAGGTCCTGGCCGGGCTGATCCCCGACGCCCCGGCGCTGGCCGCGCTGACCGAGGTTGTCGGCCGGGGTCAGGCCAAGGACCTGGTGTTCAGCGGACGATTCGTCGGCGCGGAGGAGGCCCTCGAGCTGGGACTGGTCGATGAGCTCGTCGCCCCCGACGGGGTGTACGACGCGGCACTGGCCCGGGCGCAGCGGTTCCTGGACGTCCCCGCGGCGGCGGTTGCGGCGGCCAAGGCGATCATCGACGGCCGCTGCGACCCGGCGGAGGCCAGTCGCCGCTATGCCGCGTTGCTGGCCGGACAGGATTCCAGTTCGAGCCCGGTCGTCGTTTAG
- a CDS encoding esterase, which translates to MRTSIPAAVSSTLAAAALAATAGLGTASAAPPKCSDIDGVQVGNTCEVKISDPGYSVDITFPALYPNQRPLLDYVKQTRDGFLNLARNSDARVSPYVLETKATEYNSAVPPRGTQTVVLESYEWVGGAHPTTFYKAFNWDQGYRKAITIDTLFREDTDPFPVILPLVRASIAEQFGDAVVVHDDAGLDPRIYQNFAITNDTLIFFFDRGALLPEAAGNFSVAIPRSAVDAMLA; encoded by the coding sequence ATGCGCACCTCGATTCCGGCCGCCGTTTCCTCGACGCTGGCGGCCGCCGCCCTGGCCGCCACCGCCGGTCTGGGTACCGCCTCGGCGGCCCCGCCGAAGTGCAGCGACATCGACGGCGTGCAGGTCGGCAACACCTGTGAGGTCAAGATCAGCGACCCGGGTTACTCCGTCGACATCACCTTCCCGGCGTTGTACCCGAACCAGCGCCCGCTGCTGGACTACGTCAAGCAGACCCGCGACGGGTTCCTGAACCTGGCCCGCAACTCCGACGCCCGGGTCTCGCCGTACGTGCTGGAGACCAAGGCAACCGAGTACAACTCGGCGGTGCCGCCGCGGGGCACCCAGACGGTGGTGCTGGAGAGCTACGAATGGGTCGGCGGGGCGCATCCCACGACGTTCTACAAGGCGTTCAACTGGGACCAGGGCTACCGCAAGGCGATCACCATCGACACCCTGTTCCGGGAGGACACCGACCCGTTCCCGGTGATCCTGCCGCTGGTGCGGGCGAGCATCGCCGAACAGTTCGGTGACGCCGTCGTCGTCCACGACGACGCGGGCCTGGATCCACGGATCTACCAGAACTTCGCCATCACCAACGACACGCTGATCTTCTTCTTCGATCGCGGGGCGCTGCTGCCCGAGGCGGCCGGCAACTTTTCGGTCGCCATCCCGCGCAGCGCCGTCGACGCGATGCTGGCCTGA
- a CDS encoding NUDIX hydrolase, with translation MTTAPEPLPVRPAATVMLVRDTPAGINVFLMRRHRAMEFAGGVIVFPGGGVDERDGRPGIAWHGPEPTWWAERFGIDDELARALVCAAARETFEESGVLFAGPADDADLLVDDAGVYADQRAALAAGSLSFGDFLRDERLTLRADLLRPWANWVTPKEERTRRYDTYFFVGALPAGQRADGENTESDRADWATPEAALADFAASRSFLLPPTWTQLDSLAGRTVAEVLAVQRRITAVQPHLTQRNGNWEIEFFDSDRYNAARAGRAP, from the coding sequence ATGACGACGGCCCCCGAGCCGTTGCCGGTCCGGCCGGCCGCGACGGTGATGCTGGTCCGCGACACCCCGGCCGGCATCAACGTGTTCCTGATGCGCCGGCACCGGGCGATGGAGTTCGCCGGCGGGGTGATCGTGTTCCCCGGCGGCGGGGTCGACGAGCGGGACGGCCGCCCCGGCATCGCCTGGCACGGCCCCGAGCCGACCTGGTGGGCCGAACGGTTCGGCATCGACGATGAGCTGGCGCGCGCCCTGGTGTGCGCCGCCGCCCGGGAGACCTTCGAGGAGTCCGGGGTGCTGTTCGCCGGGCCGGCCGACGATGCCGATCTGCTGGTCGACGACGCCGGGGTGTACGCCGACCAGCGCGCGGCGCTGGCGGCGGGCAGCCTGTCCTTCGGCGACTTCCTGCGCGACGAGCGACTGACCCTGCGCGCCGACCTGCTGCGGCCGTGGGCGAACTGGGTGACCCCGAAGGAGGAGCGCACCCGTCGCTACGACACCTACTTCTTCGTCGGCGCATTGCCGGCCGGCCAGCGCGCCGACGGGGAGAACACCGAATCCGATCGCGCTGACTGGGCCACCCCGGAGGCGGCCCTGGCGGACTTCGCCGCCAGCCGCAGCTTCCTGCTGCCGCCGACCTGGACACAGCTGGATTCGTTGGCCGGGCGCACCGTTGCCGAGGTGCTGGCGGTGCAGCGCCGGATCACCGCGGTGCAGCCGCATCTGACCCAGCGCAACGGCAACTGGGAGATCGAGTTCTTCGACAGCGACCGCTACAACGCCGCGCGCGCCGGGCGGGCTCCGTGA